Genomic window (Rosa chinensis cultivar Old Blush chromosome 6, RchiOBHm-V2, whole genome shotgun sequence):
AATATCAACGAAGGTACCGTACCCCCTCCGATGACAAACGAAAGGAACTTGATGACTTTCGactcttagagcatctccaacagtaaaagttatttttttaactaaatcatctaaaagttaaatttaggtagtaaatttctagtttttcctccagcagtgttagctaaactaaaaaaattaaacGTGGAGTGTTtagttttttgttattttctctctcctccctagctaaatttagctagagattttagcaaaagctaaatttgactttcatatagctattctgctggagtgctaaactatctcaaattagccaaatttttaactttttgttGAAATAGCTAGTCTGTTAGAGATGCCCTAACATGAGAAGCTAGCTAGGATAGATGAAATTAGGTGGCAGTTCCACCATCCAATACCATGCCTAAAAAGAAGGGTAAACACATTTAGCAATGTCGTGAGCTACATTCTTGCAAATTCAATGAAAGTATGTCCAGTTGACAAAGATAACCCTTTCTGACGCTCTAGTGTTTAAGTGTATTGCGAATCTAGAGCTGGATCGAGATAGTAAGCAAACTATTACACAGAACTTTTCTATTACCACAACTAATTGAGTAATGCTAGCCCTATTTAACCTGTCATATACAAAAGATGTTAACTTTCAAGTAAATACAATTTAACGTGGATTTGTCGTGGTCAGCTCTAAGGAGAATGGGAAGTGCATTAGTGTTGTGGGCAAACAAGTCAATGGTGCTCTGCATTTGTTCAATGACTTCTCATCTATTATTTTCATGTCAAAGGTGCAAAGCCATAGAAAttcagaaacaaacaaaaccatcTAATTGAGCTGAGAAGCGATGAGGGTTTTTTGATGATGAAACAACATTGAAATTACATTAGAGATTGCCACACCCAAATTTTTCTTACTAGATTTTGTTCGGACCTTCCATTGTTCTGACAAAAGATATAACTTGATACATCATTTCATAAGCAAATTCAGCTTAATTATGACAGTGGAAATCTTGATATTAAATACCGTAAGGTACAACTCCAAACCCAAATTCATTTATACCAGAAGTCCATAACCTCAAAGCTACTCAATTCGAAGTTACAGAACTTCCTGAAATCAAATTCGGGTGGGGAAGTGAAGGAGCTCGTCTTTCAATGGGTCCAGGAGAATTATCTCTGCATGCTTTGATTCACGTTTAAACTGGAGTAGCTCTTTTACTAGTTTCGGAAAACCGTCCACATAAGAAGGCTCGGGAAATCTACGAGTCGTGACAGTCATTCTCTCAAGCACAGGTGAACTTAAAAGTAGAAATCTGATGAAATCTAGTTCAGCTTTAACACCAGAGATCTCAGTTATTTTCACAAGTCGCAGTTGAGAAAATGTGCAATTGTAGTTGTGATTTACACAAGGAGACTCCACTTCTTCGAAAATAGAGTGTACTCTTGAGAGGTTCTCTCTCTGATCCACCTACAAGAGGTCTATAGCATCAAAACTGGAAGTTTTGACAAATAGCTGTCGAAACTAATTGTGTATTTTTActtatatattttaaaaaagtaaaaatggtACAAAATTTGAAGTCAGCAGAATCACTCACCAAAATTTTTAGTTCTTGTAGAGCAGGGGAGCTTCTCAGAAAGCATAGAGCAGTTGAAATTTCATCCGGATCATCGAAGCATCTGTCTATAGAAAGAGCCTTCAGATATTGACATGGTTTAGTGAGCTTTTCTGGCAAGGCGCGCAGAGACAAATACTGATGAAGAACACAAAAAATTTAATAAGTATGGTTAAATTCAAATGACAATGTTGAAGATCAAGTAACAAATTTGCAAACACATTACCTCTAAAAAGCGCCTCTTAATTTCAAGCCTTCGAATATGAGGTAGGTGATCAAAGATCTTGAGCAAATTGCTAGAATTGCAGGCAGGAATCCAACTGGCAGGAACCCCTATTTGATCATTATGGATGTTCATACAAATTTCAGCCTCAGTAATACTTGAGGCATTCTCAAGGTTAATGACATTAAAAACACCTAAAATGTGCACATATTGGTGATTTGGTGCATCAATTTTGAGATTGGTGACATCGTGTAGCAATTTTAACCTCTCGAGCAGAGGACTGCAACGAATCAAACTTTCAAACACATCTTGGGCCATGTCAACACGCACGAGTTGAAGACTCTTCTGTTagaaccatatacatgctcacaatatatgcacacaatcataaaagggatcaaggcttaccttcagcaatcactggcatggattccatcttttgcagctgcaaacacgaacactgaatatggccttctgttacttaccaacttgcttctcaatggacagaacaatatgcaaaacgtcggtagtaatcaggaaccaattcatctgtatatatataggtgacttaaacctcaagaagcttcccattaaagctatccatatcggtttaggtttcctagttagattcctaatgtaagacttcattgtagtctttcttgctgactaagaataggattacttaccttaatgaatagatacactgcttcattaagttacaagtattgatttacagtttgtatccatgttaaactaggattgatattaagctaatcatcaattactttatgatgatatgtgttatgtccatatttgatcttacaatctcccccttggactcacacatatcatgctcgatgatttgcaccagagaacatcaaaacctacttaacttactgaagtgcgccccagataacaaactcaaatcgaaaatccattccaacatggtcaaatcacagttacttatgcagagcaagaaacagtatacattttaacaaaaatgcagagtttaaaaaccacaaacataagctcctgcaatccacatatgtcaaaccagaagtgatacaatatatgttaatgtgtatcaacaagtaaatatatattaggtcctactttatgtttctaaaaccagaaactcaagcaaatttactgaacactaatggcttaaaattattgcttgaacctcaacatcatgctatacatgatttaagccatctgatagcaagtatgatattcaaaacaagatgataatttccaaaacaaaacaataaagctgcagcaaaatcataactggaaatacctcaaaattttattgataatcaaaactgtcattacaaataagttgtgttaaacaaaaataaaagatcacaactaaaacacaagaactcaaaaaaccttagaattttaaatgctccaactggactaactctctactgaacctaagcatctaaattagctaaaactccaatgcttgttgtatgcttctggaatactgctactgacaaggccttggtgaaaggatctgctagctgtgaatttgtgtcaatactcaaaacagctatttcaccatgctttactctttctctaacactgtaatactttagatcaatatgcttggaattatttgaccttttactattcttgctaaagaaaactgcagcctcattgtcacaataaatcacaagtgttccagccacaatgtgactcaatactttggtctacatgagaaaattcctaatccaaagtacttcacacacagtttcatatactgcaataaattcagcttgcatagtagaagttgaaacaagtgtttgtttcatggttttccaagcaatagcacctcctgcaagcatgaacacatatccacaagtcgatttCTTGGAGTCCGGATAATTCCTTGCAAAATCcaagtctgagaatccaatgagtttcagatcctccacttgcctataaactagcatgtggcttttagttctctgcaggtatctcaacactttcttcccagctacccaatgttcatggcctggattagattggaatcttgacaaaatccctactgcaaaagacaagtctggcctagtgcagacttgtgcatacatgagacttcctacaagtctggcataaggctttgattccatattttccttttcaacatcactgttgggactttgcttcttggttaacttatctcctttggacatgggaacttctccagctgcacacttctccataccaaacctctttaaaactttggtaatataattgtgttgagacaaaccaagtagtctctgtgccctatctcttttaatctcaatacctagtacataggatgcttctcccaagtctttcatgtcaaaattccttgacagaaaactcttggtatctttcagcaatttaatgttactgctagccaaaagtatatcatccacataatgtaccagaaaaataaaattgttcccaactgtcttcaaataaacacattcatcaacaagattttctgtaaatccaaaagtagaaatcatagaatcaaatttcttgtaccactgtctagaagcttgttttaggccataaattgattttcttaacttacacactaaattttcacttccagcttgtacaaacccttctggctgcctcatataaatcacttcatctagttcaccattcaagaaagctgttttaacatccatctggtggagctccatatcaaaatgagccactaaagccatgattatcctaaatgagtcttttgtagaaactggagaaaaagtctcagtaaaatcaatgccctccttctgtgtaaaacccttggcaactaaccttgctttatgtctctctacattgccacttgcatctcttttggttttgaaaacccatttacaacctataggcttctggttggggtcaggttcaactaattctcaaactgcattttgactcatggaattaatttctgcttccattgctagctgccattgatgagattcactactttcaatggcctgattaaatgtagttggatcattgtcctctgcacaatccatttca
Coding sequences:
- the LOC112170415 gene encoding F-box/FBD/LRR-repeat protein At1g13570, with product MNIHNDQIGVPASWIPACNSSNLLKIFDHLPHIRRLEIKRRFLEYLSLRALPEKLTKPCQYLKALSIDRCFDDPDEISTALCFLRSSPALQELKILVDQRENLSRVHSIFEEVESPCVNHNYNCTFSQLRLVKITEISGVKAELDFIRFLLLSSPVLERMTVTTRRFPEPSYVDGFPKLVKELLQFKRESKHAEIILLDPLKDELLHFPTRI